A single genomic interval of Mucilaginibacter robiniae harbors:
- a CDS encoding RagB/SusD family nutrient uptake outer membrane protein: MTHKPIFQNFQKVILALLFTFSVTSCKKYVDIDVAPNLLEKDQAFTSDASATSALLSIYSYYPTTYCLQYFTYLGGLEADDLQYPGTTAELQQFAQSAVLTTNSTNESYLWTYPYQVIRETNLAIDGISKSTGMSAAVKSQLTAEAKFIRAFMFFNLVNYMGGVPLILDPTELNNAAVPRSTADAVYAQIITDLKDAQSALPATYAGTASLKARVNKWAATALLARVYLYRKDYANAEAQATQVISSGTYSLPALSNVFINTSSETILQFSTYYGYSTVGASYRTSTSTMTIAPPTYTLHNSVMKSFESGDGRKIAWVDSTIYNGVKYYRIYKYKLPTSTVTGGNEYNVVLRLAEQYLIRAEARAQQGNISGAQSDLNLVRARAGLTGTTATTQAALLTAIAAERKVELFGESAHRWFDLKRTGQADAVLGPLKSSWKSTAVLMPVPYNQILLNTSLTQNPGY; the protein is encoded by the coding sequence ATGACGCACAAACCTATATTTCAGAATTTTCAAAAAGTCATCTTAGCGCTGCTGTTTACGTTTTCCGTAACATCTTGTAAAAAGTATGTTGATATTGACGTAGCGCCAAACTTGTTGGAAAAAGATCAGGCATTTACTTCCGATGCCTCGGCAACCAGCGCCTTGCTCTCCATCTATTCCTACTACCCAACGACGTATTGCCTGCAGTATTTCACTTATCTGGGCGGTCTGGAGGCAGATGATCTGCAATATCCGGGTACCACGGCGGAACTACAACAGTTCGCACAGTCTGCTGTCCTGACCACCAACTCCACAAACGAGAGTTATTTATGGACCTATCCTTACCAGGTGATCCGGGAGACGAACTTAGCTATTGACGGCATCAGTAAATCAACCGGTATGTCCGCTGCGGTTAAAAGCCAGCTGACCGCCGAAGCCAAATTTATCCGTGCTTTTATGTTCTTCAATCTGGTCAATTACATGGGTGGCGTACCCCTGATACTTGACCCGACGGAACTCAACAATGCTGCGGTTCCCCGTTCAACAGCCGATGCCGTGTACGCCCAGATCATTACCGATCTGAAAGATGCACAAAGTGCGCTACCTGCCACTTACGCCGGAACGGCTTCCCTGAAAGCGCGGGTCAACAAGTGGGCCGCCACGGCTTTACTGGCAAGAGTTTATTTGTACCGGAAGGATTATGCAAATGCCGAAGCACAGGCGACTCAAGTCATTAGTTCAGGCACTTACAGCTTACCAGCGCTGAGTAATGTTTTTATCAATACCAGCAGCGAAACCATCCTGCAATTCAGTACTTATTATGGTTACTCCACTGTTGGGGCCAGTTACCGGACATCCACCTCAACAATGACAATTGCCCCGCCTACTTATACGTTGCATAACAGCGTCATGAAGTCCTTTGAAAGCGGAGATGGCCGCAAAATAGCCTGGGTAGATTCCACCATCTATAACGGGGTAAAATACTACCGCATTTACAAATATAAATTGCCCACGTCTACTGTGACCGGTGGCAACGAATATAATGTGGTGTTGCGGCTGGCTGAACAGTACCTAATCCGTGCGGAAGCCCGTGCGCAGCAGGGCAACATCAGCGGCGCACAGAGTGACCTAAACCTGGTACGGGCCCGGGCTGGCCTGACGGGTACAACAGCCACGACCCAGGCAGCTTTACTAACCGCTATTGCGGCCGAGCGTAAGGTGGAGCTTTTCGGCGAATCCGCACACCGCTGGTTCGACCTGAAACGTACCGGGCAGGCCGATGCGGTACTGGGGCCACTTAAATCCAGCTGGAAATCGACAGCTGTTTTGATGCCTGTTCCTTACAATCAAATTTTACTCAATACCAGTTTAACGCAAAACCCTGGTTATTAA
- a CDS encoding SusC/RagA family TonB-linked outer membrane protein, which translates to MFAAVRTLGQNVSETQITFSAQQESLKAALQHLQDQSGFNIFYPSARVNEIRNINISRNQRTVAETLNLLLEGSSLTYRQQGHNIILFEQPVTSTENSLPAQPPMRIIGLVLDEDGQPLPGVTIRSKMNRAISTATDANGHFHLDVESENDILIFTFVGYKTQEVSVTGKTSVQVKLLPLAGSLDEVQVIGYSTTTRRDNTGAVSSITAKDLGKETVDNPLTALQGRIAGMQITQDNGLPGAGVRVNIRGGGNGVSSAGFVPLYVVDGVPFTLFNGGSPASDNLNAYGTSGANGGVSPFSVIAPEDIERIDVLKDADATSIYGSRGSNGVILITTKKGRQGKTAFNFNVYSGITNVNHYIPMMNTAEYLALRRAAFTNAGVTPTAANALDLTTWDPNAYTDWQKWAIGETGHTTNANASVSGGDAQNTFLFTSTYRKQGTVYRGDYGATTFSGRLNAGHRSKDGRFSIDASGNYSYEGTNLPSTDLSTIYNLPPNYPLYNTDGSLNWTLTNPLAYLLRTTKAQTTNLITNLNLGYRILPGLMAKANLGYTFTRLKQQATNPASSQNPANSTNSTLVYTDNDNSNYIIEPQLEYLKSISQGKLQALVGSTFQQTKATGVYLTGSGYTNEALLNSLVAASNITTSYNNNSTYKYNAVFARLNYNWEDKYIIDGTFRRDGSSRFGENHRFGNFWATGASWIFTQESFMKNVNFLSFGKLRGSYGVTGNDQIPNYQYYALYSTTGTTYSYNGTATYTPSNIANPNLRWETTRKLDLALELGFLKDRILLKADYYRNRTYNPLNYMTTPSQIGTTGYSGNLDAVVQNKGWEFELTSTNIAAKDFRWVTNLNLTFNRNKLLSFKDLATSSYKTTYIIGQPTNITQLYHYTGVNPQTGLPTFQDKNSDGTIAFADDRYVAPYGHPYYGGITNTLTYKSLQLDFTFQYNHRYGYKNSTLSSNPYGYSYTNQSTAILNRWMQPGDMAFFPAASVTSNTAYSTLGSSDYNWGDASYLKLKTVNITYSLPKSWISHAKLSSASVYLQGQNIFTWAKQKYTYDPDTTVPGTGSGLGTGQYLALPQLRTLVIGLNCTF; encoded by the coding sequence ATGTTTGCAGCCGTCAGAACACTGGGGCAAAACGTCTCGGAAACCCAAATAACGTTCTCGGCTCAGCAGGAATCACTCAAAGCTGCTTTGCAGCACTTACAAGACCAGTCCGGATTTAACATCTTTTACCCGTCGGCCAGAGTTAACGAAATCAGGAACATAAACATCAGCCGTAACCAACGTACGGTAGCAGAAACCTTGAATCTGTTATTGGAAGGCTCCAGCCTAACCTACCGTCAGCAAGGCCATAATATCATTTTGTTTGAGCAGCCGGTGACCAGTACTGAAAATAGCTTACCCGCCCAGCCACCTATGCGAATCATCGGTTTGGTGCTTGATGAAGACGGACAGCCCCTACCTGGTGTAACCATACGTTCAAAAATGAACCGTGCAATCAGCACAGCTACCGATGCGAACGGCCACTTTCACTTGGATGTGGAGTCGGAAAACGATATACTTATATTCACCTTTGTCGGATACAAAACGCAGGAAGTATCTGTGACCGGCAAAACATCTGTTCAGGTTAAGCTGCTGCCGCTGGCCGGTAGCCTGGACGAAGTACAGGTGATTGGTTACAGCACCACAACCCGCAGGGACAATACCGGAGCCGTGAGTTCGATAACCGCTAAGGACTTGGGCAAAGAAACGGTTGACAACCCGCTTACGGCCTTGCAGGGCCGTATCGCCGGCATGCAGATCACGCAGGATAATGGTCTGCCGGGTGCCGGTGTCCGGGTGAATATCCGGGGTGGGGGTAACGGCGTATCCAGCGCCGGATTTGTACCGCTGTACGTGGTGGACGGCGTTCCTTTTACCCTGTTTAATGGTGGCTCGCCGGCCTCCGATAACCTGAATGCTTACGGTACGAGCGGCGCTAACGGCGGCGTGAGCCCATTCAGTGTCATAGCGCCGGAAGATATTGAACGAATCGACGTGTTGAAAGATGCCGATGCGACCTCCATATACGGATCCAGAGGCTCCAACGGTGTGATCCTGATTACCACCAAGAAAGGACGGCAGGGGAAAACAGCTTTCAATTTCAACGTTTACAGCGGTATTACCAACGTCAACCACTATATCCCCATGATGAATACGGCAGAATACTTGGCCTTGCGCCGGGCTGCCTTCACAAATGCCGGCGTAACACCAACGGCCGCTAATGCACTGGATCTAACGACATGGGATCCGAATGCCTACACCGATTGGCAGAAATGGGCTATTGGTGAAACTGGCCATACGACCAATGCAAACGCTTCCGTATCGGGCGGTGATGCACAGAACACTTTTTTGTTTACCTCAACTTACCGTAAACAAGGCACGGTTTACCGCGGCGATTATGGTGCAACCACCTTTTCTGGTCGGCTAAATGCCGGACATCGGAGTAAAGATGGTCGGTTTAGCATTGATGCATCGGGCAATTATTCTTACGAGGGCACCAACCTGCCCAGTACGGATTTAAGCACAATCTATAACCTGCCGCCTAACTACCCGCTTTATAATACAGACGGCAGCTTAAACTGGACGCTCACCAACCCGCTGGCTTATCTACTGCGAACCACCAAAGCACAAACTACTAATTTAATCACTAATCTGAACCTTGGTTACCGGATATTACCCGGTTTAATGGCCAAGGCGAATCTGGGTTATACCTTCACCCGCCTGAAGCAGCAAGCCACCAATCCGGCCAGCTCACAAAATCCCGCCAATTCAACCAACAGTACCCTGGTGTATACGGATAATGATAACAGCAATTACATTATTGAACCGCAACTTGAATACCTGAAAAGCATCAGCCAAGGTAAGTTGCAGGCCTTGGTGGGCAGTACCTTTCAGCAAACCAAAGCGACGGGTGTCTATCTCACAGGATCAGGCTACACAAATGAAGCACTTTTGAATTCACTGGTGGCTGCCTCAAATATCACAACCTCCTACAACAACAATTCCACCTACAAATACAACGCGGTATTTGCCCGGCTAAACTACAACTGGGAGGACAAATACATCATAGATGGTACTTTCCGGAGAGACGGTTCATCACGCTTTGGTGAAAATCATCGCTTCGGTAATTTCTGGGCAACCGGAGCATCCTGGATTTTTACACAGGAAAGCTTCATGAAAAACGTGAACTTTTTGAGCTTTGGTAAGCTGCGCGGGAGCTACGGCGTCACCGGCAATGACCAGATACCCAATTACCAGTACTATGCCCTGTACTCAACTACAGGTACGACCTACAGCTACAATGGCACGGCTACTTATACGCCTTCCAATATTGCCAACCCCAACCTGCGCTGGGAAACTACCCGAAAGCTGGATCTGGCCCTCGAGCTCGGCTTTTTAAAGGACCGTATTTTGCTGAAAGCCGATTACTACCGCAACCGGACTTATAACCCGTTGAACTACATGACCACTCCGTCACAGATCGGCACAACCGGCTATTCGGGTAACCTGGATGCTGTGGTGCAGAATAAAGGATGGGAGTTTGAATTGACAAGCACCAATATCGCCGCTAAAGATTTCCGTTGGGTAACGAATTTGAACCTGACGTTCAACCGGAACAAGTTACTATCGTTTAAAGATCTGGCGACCTCCAGTTATAAAACCACGTATATCATCGGCCAGCCTACCAATATTACGCAGCTGTATCATTACACCGGCGTCAACCCGCAAACCGGCCTGCCCACCTTTCAGGATAAGAACAGCGACGGTACCATTGCTTTTGCCGATGACCGTTACGTAGCACCCTATGGTCATCCTTACTATGGTGGTATAACCAACACCTTAACGTATAAGAGCCTGCAGCTCGATTTTACCTTCCAGTATAATCATCGTTACGGTTACAAAAATAGTACACTGTCCTCTAACCCGTATGGCTACAGTTACACCAACCAAAGCACAGCTATTCTGAACCGCTGGATGCAGCCCGGCGACATGGCGTTTTTTCCGGCAGCCAGCGTCACTTCAAATACTGCCTATTCAACCCTTGGCAGCTCGGATTACAACTGGGGAGATGCCTCCTACCTGAAGCTTAAAACGGTCAACATCACGTATAGCCTACCCAAATCGTGGATCAGCCATGCCAAGCTGTCTTCAGCCAGTGTATACCTACAGGGACAAAACATCTTTACTTGGGCAAAACAGAAGTACACTTATGACCCGGACACCACGGTTCCTGGAACCGGCTCCGGCTTAGGTACCGGTCAGTACCTCGCCTTACCCCAGTTACGCACCCTGGTGATCGGTTTAAACTGTACATTTTAA
- a CDS encoding FecR family protein: MEERHLNDLIRKFLSGEASEAEKKELNTWYEQQADQQAIWPAEKGEQEALEQRMLNRLQNHVYGSAALRIRYRAWYYAAAAITGLLLITGIYVSRIKPHAPAANMIFQSVTAPVQFRENRYVLLPDSSTVLLHSGSSIAFRFDAKARRVNLKGEAYFDVRHRSNQPFTVQAGPVTTTVLGTAFNIKANPGQQIIVSVTRGKVSVSNARKNVMGVLLPDQQLVYRPDQKTVAKQLVTHSAIVAWAGADMQFNDMPFNQLAERLGRRYGVEITFTNATVAKCLISGHFNGMESLDQVLSLLSGTVSATYRIEGHKAFIDGPGC, translated from the coding sequence GTGGAAGAAAGACATCTTAATGATCTGATCCGTAAATTTCTTTCCGGTGAAGCTAGCGAAGCGGAAAAGAAAGAACTAAACACCTGGTATGAACAGCAGGCTGACCAGCAAGCCATTTGGCCTGCCGAGAAAGGAGAACAGGAAGCCCTTGAGCAACGTATGCTGAACCGGCTGCAAAACCATGTTTACGGCTCGGCTGCTCTCCGGATCCGTTACCGGGCATGGTATTACGCAGCGGCCGCCATCACCGGATTGCTGCTGATCACCGGAATTTACGTCAGCAGGATCAAACCGCACGCGCCTGCTGCAAACATGATTTTCCAATCTGTTACAGCACCGGTGCAGTTCCGGGAAAACCGCTATGTGCTCCTACCGGACAGCAGCACGGTTTTACTGCATTCCGGGAGCAGCATCGCCTTCCGCTTCGATGCCAAGGCGCGAAGGGTAAACTTGAAAGGAGAAGCGTATTTCGATGTCCGGCACCGGAGCAACCAACCCTTTACGGTACAAGCCGGTCCGGTAACGACTACGGTTCTGGGAACAGCCTTTAATATAAAAGCCAATCCTGGCCAACAAATTATTGTATCGGTGACCCGCGGCAAAGTAAGCGTGAGCAACGCCCGGAAAAACGTAATGGGTGTGCTGCTGCCTGACCAGCAGCTGGTTTACCGGCCGGATCAGAAAACTGTCGCCAAGCAACTCGTGACTCATTCGGCCATCGTAGCCTGGGCCGGAGCGGATATGCAGTTCAACGACATGCCTTTTAATCAGTTAGCCGAAAGACTAGGCCGACGGTACGGCGTTGAAATCACCTTTACAAACGCTACCGTCGCCAAATGCCTGATCAGTGGTCATTTTAACGGCATGGAGTCTTTGGACCAGGTCTTAAGCCTGTTGTCCGGCACCGTATCGGCCACCTACCGGATAGAAGGCCACAAAGCTTTTATCGACGGGCCGGGCTGCTGA